A window of the bacterium genome harbors these coding sequences:
- a CDS encoding NapC/NirT family cytochrome c, whose protein sequence is MLRLRLPPQITRLLLVTAGILLSYYVVRLFLIPESFGKYGWYRANVLQEYQKLPVRYGGASNCTDCHADIVEKKNQGGHKMISCESCHGPLASHMENQNVVPEKMKDRNFCVRCHEQNQSRPSWLRQVVSAEHSQGLNCMDCHVPHLPAESP, encoded by the coding sequence CGGTTGTTACTGGTAACCGCAGGAATTCTTCTTTCTTATTATGTGGTTCGACTTTTTTTGATTCCGGAATCCTTTGGCAAATATGGTTGGTACAGGGCAAATGTGCTTCAGGAATATCAAAAGCTCCCCGTCCGATATGGTGGGGCTTCCAATTGTACCGACTGCCATGCCGATATAGTTGAGAAGAAGAATCAGGGTGGGCACAAGATGATTTCTTGTGAATCCTGTCACGGTCCGCTTGCTTCTCACATGGAAAATCAGAACGTGGTACCGGAAAAAATGAAGGATCGCAATTTTTGCGTGAGATGCCATGAACAGAATCAATCACGGCCTTCCTGGCTGCGGCAGGTCGTTTCAGCCGAGCATTCACAGGGACTCAATTGCATGGATTGTCACGTACCACACCTTCCCGCGGAGTCGCCATGA
- a CDS encoding 4Fe-4S dicluster domain-containing protein: MITFSRRKILSWIGKVSAGVAAVCATKPVKAVVQSFRKTLAPQGYDPFAHKWLMTIDVDRCIGCGLCVEACKIENHVPQSAAYFRTWVERYTILKPKPGSGEAFGETIVDSPNGGQNGFPPPAVPAEEILRSFFVPKLCNLCVESPCVQSCPVGATFDTPDGAVLIDPDYCIGCGFCVQSCPYGCRFMNPETQTAEKCSLCYHRITRGLQPACVEVCPTESRIFGDLKNLTEESPLKKFIDNKKTNVLKPHLGTEPRVLYAGIDKEVR; the protein is encoded by the coding sequence ATGATCACTTTTTCAAGACGCAAAATTTTGAGTTGGATTGGAAAAGTTTCGGCCGGAGTAGCAGCAGTTTGCGCGACAAAGCCGGTAAAGGCCGTTGTTCAGTCGTTCAGGAAAACGCTCGCGCCGCAGGGCTATGATCCATTTGCGCATAAATGGCTGATGACAATCGACGTGGATCGATGCATCGGATGTGGCCTTTGTGTGGAAGCATGCAAGATCGAAAATCATGTTCCACAAAGCGCAGCCTATTTTCGAACATGGGTGGAGCGTTATACCATCCTGAAACCAAAACCCGGATCAGGGGAAGCTTTTGGTGAAACAATTGTTGATTCGCCAAACGGCGGCCAGAACGGCTTTCCTCCGCCCGCGGTACCCGCTGAAGAGATTCTGCGATCATTTTTCGTGCCAAAGTTGTGCAACCTTTGCGTGGAATCCCCCTGTGTTCAATCGTGTCCTGTCGGCGCAACCTTCGACACTCCCGATGGCGCTGTTTTGATAGATCCGGACTATTGTATTGGCTGCGGATTCTGCGTGCAAAGCTGTCCGTATGGCTGCCGCTTCATGAATCCCGAAACTCAAACAGCTGAGAAGTGCAGTCTGTGCTATCACAGAATTACAAGAGGTTTGCAGCCCGCGTGCGTAGAAGTTTGCCCGACAGAATCAAGAATTTTCGGTGATCTCAAGAACCTTACTGAAGAAAGCCCATTAAAAAAATTCATAGATAACAAGAAAACAAATGTCCTGAAACCTCATCTCGGAACGGAGCCGCGAGTTCTGTACGCAGGGATTGATAAAGAGGTGCGTTAA
- the nrfD gene encoding polysulfide reductase NrfD has protein sequence MLLPLSMSITDELSKVQGFIYPNELNLIWSVVIVVYPYLTGLVAGAFIMASLVRVFNVKALTPIYRLSLLTALAFLIVSPLPLLLHLGHPERFYEVLMTPHTTSPMAIFGFVYAWYLMVVLLLELWFDYRENFVEWSRSIPGWKGRFYKVLTLGVTDVSESALRVDERMGKIITVIGIPCAFLLHGYVGFIFGSIKANPWWGAVLMPIIFIFSAIVSGIALLLFLYVVIGKIRKVPVDQACLETIGKFLFHVLVIDIAVESLDWIHRLYEAEESLDVLVLLASGKLIYSFLVIQVFIGTLIPLLLLGWMQISSRSRSVIRNKLYFLSGVLILIGVFAMRWNVVIGGQLFSKSLRGFTTYKLELLGQESLLVSLVLMVLPFVLLAIMTRLFLPREEHSPSPMQI, from the coding sequence ATGTTGTTGCCTCTTTCCATGTCCATAACCGACGAATTGAGCAAGGTCCAGGGGTTTATCTACCCGAATGAATTGAACCTGATCTGGAGCGTTGTCATTGTTGTCTACCCTTATCTAACAGGGCTCGTTGCCGGCGCATTCATTATGGCTTCTCTTGTAAGAGTGTTTAACGTGAAAGCCCTTACTCCGATTTACCGGCTCTCGTTGCTGACTGCGCTCGCATTCCTGATTGTCTCTCCACTTCCACTGTTATTGCACCTTGGGCATCCGGAAAGGTTCTACGAAGTGTTAATGACTCCGCACACGACTTCGCCGATGGCAATCTTCGGGTTTGTCTATGCATGGTATCTCATGGTGGTTTTATTGCTCGAGCTCTGGTTCGATTACAGGGAAAATTTCGTTGAATGGTCCCGTTCGATTCCCGGATGGAAAGGCCGGTTCTATAAAGTGCTGACTCTGGGGGTAACGGATGTTTCTGAATCGGCTCTTCGTGTTGATGAGCGTATGGGAAAGATCATAACAGTGATTGGCATCCCTTGCGCTTTCCTGCTACATGGGTACGTCGGATTTATTTTTGGTTCGATTAAAGCAAACCCCTGGTGGGGCGCCGTGTTGATGCCGATCATTTTTATCTTTTCTGCGATTGTATCTGGCATTGCTCTTCTCCTTTTTCTTTATGTAGTTATCGGTAAGATACGAAAGGTTCCGGTTGACCAGGCCTGTCTGGAAACAATTGGAAAATTTCTTTTTCATGTCCTGGTAATTGATATAGCGGTGGAATCCCTGGATTGGATTCACCGCCTTTATGAAGCGGAAGAATCATTGGATGTTCTGGTGTTGTTAGCTTCTGGAAAGCTAATTTATTCATTTTTGGTAATTCAGGTCTTCATCGGCACGTTGATTCCGCTGCTTCTCCTGGGCTGGATGCAAATCTCATCGCGTTCCCGGTCTGTGATTCGGAATAAACTTTATTTTCTTTCCGGTGTTCTGATCCTCATTGGCGTTTTTGCCATGCGTTGGAACGTTGTAATCGGTGGACAGCTTTTTTCAAAGAGCCTGCGAGGATTTACCACTTACAAGCTCGAATTGCTCGGCCAGGAGTCTCTCCTGGTTTCCCTCGTGTTAATGGTGCTGCCATTTGTGCTTCTCGCAATCATGACACGCCTCTTTTTGCCGCGTGAAGAACATTCTCCATCTCCCATGCAGATCTGA
- the merA gene encoding mercury(II) reductase — translation MSNEKRFDLVILGSGSTAFAAALRAQEFGKTSVMTEERTIGGTCVNRGCLPSKNLIEAAKIIYDAANPRYPGIGSAKLSLDFKQLIAQKDEVVSNYREKKYESLVDGKIVIEKGHVEFVDEHTVQINGNRIVGEKILIATGSRPVIPDIPGLRDVPYITSDLLTSDESIELSELPESLVIIGGGYIALELGQMFQRFGTKVTILERSKQLLAHGYEPEVSRSIGKILQEEGLQILTDVSINSAEHQGKGITVNIRLGRESRKITAQKLLVAAGRRPNSDQIGIEKTGVLIGSRGEIQVDEYLRTNISHIFAAGDVIGRKTRSQMATPVGSQDGGVAAHNALSQELPRRVNHRIIPRTIFTDPQIGVVGITEEEAVAAGHLCWCNTLPLSLVPRAGAIRDTRGIIKMVADAQSDEVLGVSMVGVNAGEVIHEAAMAMRFKAKLSDFVELLHVYPTMAEALKIAAISRYKNPAKLSCCAE, via the coding sequence AAGACTTCCGTAATGACAGAGGAGCGAACGATCGGAGGAACCTGTGTGAACCGTGGCTGCCTGCCCTCAAAAAACCTGATTGAAGCTGCAAAGATCATTTACGATGCTGCAAATCCCCGGTATCCGGGAATCGGCTCTGCAAAACTATCCCTGGATTTCAAACAGCTAATTGCACAGAAGGACGAAGTGGTCAGCAATTACAGAGAGAAAAAATACGAGAGTCTGGTCGATGGCAAGATCGTTATAGAAAAAGGCCATGTAGAGTTTGTTGATGAACATACGGTTCAGATTAATGGAAACCGAATAGTCGGAGAGAAAATACTGATCGCTACGGGCTCGCGTCCTGTTATACCTGACATTCCTGGTCTTAGGGACGTTCCATATATTACGAGCGATTTACTCACGAGTGATGAATCAATTGAATTATCCGAGCTTCCCGAATCATTGGTGATCATCGGGGGAGGCTACATCGCTCTCGAATTGGGTCAGATGTTTCAACGCTTTGGAACAAAGGTAACAATCCTGGAACGAAGCAAACAACTTTTGGCGCATGGTTATGAACCGGAGGTGAGCCGAAGCATCGGAAAGATTTTGCAGGAAGAAGGATTGCAAATTTTAACTGATGTTTCCATTAATTCAGCAGAACATCAAGGAAAAGGGATAACGGTAAACATCCGGCTGGGGCGCGAATCCCGCAAAATTACGGCTCAAAAGCTTCTTGTCGCAGCGGGAAGGCGACCCAACAGCGATCAAATTGGCATAGAAAAAACAGGAGTTTTAATCGGTTCGCGTGGGGAGATACAAGTCGACGAGTACCTGCGGACAAATATCTCTCACATATTCGCAGCCGGCGACGTCATTGGGCGGAAAACCAGGAGCCAAATGGCAACTCCCGTTGGAAGTCAGGATGGCGGAGTCGCAGCGCACAATGCGCTATCGCAAGAACTGCCCCGAAGAGTGAACCATCGTATCATTCCTCGAACGATCTTCACCGATCCTCAAATCGGAGTTGTTGGCATCACCGAAGAGGAAGCTGTTGCTGCCGGTCATCTTTGCTGGTGCAACACACTGCCGTTGTCGCTGGTTCCGCGAGCCGGCGCCATCCGGGACACACGGGGAATCATTAAAATGGTAGCGGACGCGCAAAGTGACGAAGTGCTGGGAGTATCTATGGTTGGTGTAAACGCAGGCGAAGTCATTCACGAAGCAGCAATGGCGATGAGGTTCAAGGCGAAGCTTAGTGATTTTGTTGAACTGTTACATGTTTATCCCACCATGGCGGAGGCTTTAAAGATTGCGGCGATTTCGCGCTACAAGAATCCCGCAAAACTTTCCTGTTGCGCCGAATAG